In Mastacembelus armatus unplaced genomic scaffold, fMasArm1.2, whole genome shotgun sequence, one genomic interval encodes:
- the itih3b.2 gene encoding inter-alpha-trypsin inhibitor heavy chain H3, giving the protein MKRALLQIALFGLLLALVTTLPNKDDWDIYSFYINSTVTSRYATTIITSRVANRMDESKEIEFQVQIPKNAFISKFRMFIDGQVFDGVVKAKEEAQQQYTAAVSRGQSAGLVSSVGRTLEKFKTSVNVAAHKKVTFELTYEELLKRMLGKYELQIHAHPMQPVKDFKVDVYIHENAGINFIEVKGGLSTKALANAITKRHAEKEAWVHFSPTEDQQKICDSCGEQGMNGDLVIVYDVNRYTLLGDIKRSDGYFVHHFAPLNLPRIPKNVVFVIDRSGSMHGRKMEQTRIALIHIFNDLAEEDYLGLITFDSDISYWKRELVQASKENLESAKNFARGITDRGATDINEAVLQGARLLSVHPREGSASILILLTDGDPTTGVTNLEIIQSNVKKAIAGKFPLYCLGFGFDVNFEFLEKMSLKNSGVARRIYEDSDADLQLKDFYEEVATPLLTDVTMVYIGGTNLTKTNFSQYYNGSEIVVAGQITDNNVETFIPQVVALSGTRSVTFSDTSTTVESTGIMSESHMQRVWAYLTVKQLLEKELMLSESKEEEMKKALALSLKYNFVTPLTSMVVTKPQGENTEVLHKPKEGVAHDPQDSGLLIRHAVGASSRIRGQAYPKVSGVFQFNIAQVLAKKTHMYTEHHRKTEIEIKYYNASAAKTVLRTKLLIFRTMVSICCVTVSVSLDPIFHRFLLKTENESLPLCFAVSGGILLKLLHHPNSELSVNGELDLNNEGFRKISIHFKGDQHVEVDSNGITVRYEKTLGHYSGQYHITVGSMTMTGRDNEIDVAAEDTRMVIFVHRKDGNIFLWPFLRQQPLDSNLEGILALKPAVYEEVQQTPSTKLRIKNQEIDVTRSTAVDYSNVLPVTLDCWLIPTESALQGRLDDFKAAEL; this is encoded by the exons ATGAAGAGAGCTCTGCTACAAATTGCCCTCTTTGGGCTGCTGCTGGCTTTGGTTACCACACTGCCAAACAAG GATGACTGGGACATCTACAGCTTTTACATCAACTCCACAGTGACCAGTCGTTATGCTACCACCATCATCACAAGCCGTGTGGCCAATCGCATGGACGAGTCAAAGGAAATAGAATTCCAAGTCCAGATTCCCAAGAATGCCTTCATCAGTAAATTCAgaat GTTTATAGATGGTCAGGTGTTTGATGGTGTTGTGAAAGCTAAGGAGGAAGCTCAGCAGCAATACACTGCGGCTGTGTCCCGTGGACAAAGTGCTGGGCTTGTCAG TTCTGTAGGGAGGACCCTGGAGAAATTTAAGACCTCTGTCAATGTGGCTGCTCACAAAAAAGTGACTTTTGAACTCACATatgaggagctgctgaaacGGATGCTTGGCAAGTACGAGCTACAAATCCATGCTCACCCCATGCAACCGGTCAAAGACTTCAAG gTCGATGTGTATATTCATGAGAATGCTGGGATCAATTTTATCGAGGTTAAAGGTGGACTAAGCACCAAAGCCCTGGCTAATGCTATCACcaaaagacatgcagaaaaagAG GCATGGGTGCATTTCTCCCCAACAGAAGACCAACAGAAAATATGTGACAGCTGTGGAGAACAGGGTATGAATGGAGATCTGGTCATTGTCTATGATGTCAACAGGTACACCTTACTGGGAGACATCAAG AGATCGGATGGGTACTTTGTTCATCACTTTGCTCCATTGAATCTCCCACGCATACCAAagaatgttgtgtttgttatcGATAGAAGTGGCTCCATGCATGGCAGAAAAATGGAACAG ACGAGGATAGCACTGATCCATATCTTTAATGACCTGGCAGAAGAGGACTACTTAGGTCTCATCACTTTTGATTCTGACATTTCATATTGGAAACGAGAACTTGTTCAGGCTAGCAAAGAAAATCTGGAAAGTGCCAAGAATTTTGCACGGGGTATTACAGACAGAGgag cCACAGACATTAATGAAGCAGTGCTGCAAGGAGCACGTCTCCTGAGTGTACATCCCAGAGAAGGCTCGGCATCTATCCTCATACTCCTCACTGATGGAGACCCCACCACAG GGGTGACAAATCTGGAAATAATACAGTCAAATGTTAAGAAGGCCATTGCAGGCAAATTTCCGCTCTACTGTCTTGGTTTTGGGTTTGATGTCAATTTCGAGTTTCTTGAGAAGATGTCACTGAAGAATAGCGGTGTGGCACGACGGATTTATGAGGACTCTGATGCTGATTTACAACTGAAG GATTTCTATGAAGAAGTGGCAACTCCTTTACTGACAGATGTGACAATGGTCTACATAGGGGGGACCAATCTGACTAAGACCAACTTCAGCCAGTATTATAATGGCTCTGAGATTGTGGTGGCAGGCCAAATCACTGATAACAACGTTGAGACCTTCATTCCCCAAGTTGTGGCTCTTTCA GGAACTCGAAGCGTAACATTTTCTGACACAAGCACCACTGTGGAATCCACTGGAATAATGTCTGAGAGCCACATGCAGAGGGTTTGGGCATACCTCACAGTCAAACAGCTTCTGGAGAAAGA GCTCATGCTATCTGAATCCaaggaggaggaaatgaaaaaggCCTTGGCACTGTCCCTGAAATATAACTTTGTAACACCGCTCACATCCATGGTGGTTACTAAACCACAAGGAGAGAACACAGAAGTACTCCATAAACCCAAGGAAGGTGTAGCGCATGACCCACAAGATTCTGGGCTGTTAATACGACACGCTGTGGGTGCGAGTTCAC GTATTCGTGGCCAAG CTTATCCCAAAG tctcTGGC GTGTTCCAGTTCAACATAGCCCAG GTATTGGCAAAG AAGACACACATGTATACTGAGCATCACAGGAAAACTGAGATTGAGATTAAATACTATAATGCATCTGCAGCTAAAACGGTGTTGAGAACGAAATTGCTTATTTTCAGGACAATGGTTTCCAtatgctgtgtgactgtgtctgttTCTCTAGATCCTATTTTCCACAGGTTTTTACTAAAAACTGAGAATGAGTCTCTTCCATTATGCTTTGCTGTTTCTGGAGGTATCCTCCTCAAACTACTTCACCATCCCAACAGTG AGCTGTCTGTGAATGGTGAGCTGGATTTAAATAATGAAGGTTTCAGAAAGATCAGTATCCACTTCAAAGGTGACCAGCATGTTGAGGTTGACAGCAATGGAATCACTGTACGATATGAAAAGACACTTGGACACTACAGTGGACAATATCACATCACAGTTGGAAG CATGACAATGACTGGGCGAGACAATGAAATAGATGTTGCAGCTGAAGACACACGCATGGTCATCTTTGTTCATAGGAAGGATGGAAACATATTCCTCTGGCCCTTTTTAAGACAGCAGCCATTGGACAGCAACCTTGAAGGAATTTTAG CTCTAAAGCCCGCAGTTTATGAGGAGGTGCAACAAACTCCCTCAACAAAACTTAGAATCAAAAACCAGGAGATTGATGTTACCag ATCCACCGCTGTTGACTACAGTAATGTACTTCCTGTGACACTGGACTGCTGGCTCATACCTACTGAATCTGCCCTGCAGGGACGCTTGGATGATTTCAAAGCTGCAGaactttga